Below is a genomic region from Flammeovirgaceae bacterium SG7u.111.
ACCATAGAAGCACTATCATACTGCCCGTTCCTAAAATGCACCGCCGCTATCGAGCTATACACCAAGGCCACCTCTTGCGAGTTTTGCCCATAAATATGCTTCGTAATTTCCGTAGATTTTCTCAAGTACTTCAGCGCATGCTGCGTAGAATCGCTTTCCATGTACGACCGCCCAATGCTCTCATACAAATTTGCTATATTTTGGTTCAGTTCACCTGTTTCAGGCAAAATAAAATTGCTTGCCATTTCCAAGTACCTCGCCGACATCAAAAACTCTTCCTGTTCATAATAAACATTCCCCACCAATACATATAAAAGCACCGATTCGTCCGTAGGCAACATCCCCTCCTCCTCCGAGTAAATATCCAACGCCCTCAAAATATAAGGCAGCGCAGCCGTATTTCGCCCCTGCACCCTATGGATTTTCCCCAGCAACAAATACATAGAAGCCAAAGCTTTCCCGTCCACCTCTTGCTGGCTTTGCGTAATCAACAACGCTTTTTCAGCATACGGCACCGATTCCGAAGCATAGCCCCTATCCGCCAATAGCTTAGCCGTCACCTTCAGCACCCTCGCCAGCCGAATATCATACTCCTCATAAACCATTTGATAAAGTGCAATCGACTCATCAAAATTCAGCAGCGCATTAACCACATCATTTTTCCGCAGCAGCGAATCGCCCACGGCAAACTTCCTATTGGCAAAATCAGCCAACACCTCCCTACTGTCTACCTTGCTCACCTGCGCATGCAAATCGCTCGCCCCACCAACACAGAGCAGCACGCAAACCACCAAAAAGACATACCTGATTTTTCCCATCTCCAAACAAAACCAATGTTCTCCTGCTAAAGTTTGAGAAAACAAACGACATATACCACACCAAAGCAGAAAAAACTTTGGGCGCACTATGCCCAGCCCGAAAATGGGCAAGGGCAAACCCCGCCCCGGCTGGTCAAGCCACCCATCGCACCAGCCATTTCGGTCTTGCCCTAGCCTCTTTTCCCAGTGCGCATACAAGAGCCGTAAAAAATTCACTGGGGGGGCTTTATTAAGATGGACTAAATAACCGTCATTTTTGTAAAGATATTTAGAGAAAAAAACCTGTAGGGGTTTCACAATTGTAGTAATTAGCATAAACATTCTATCAACCCCGTGAGGGGTTGCAGAAACCTACATTTTACACAAATTCTGCAACCCCTCACGGGGTTGTTTTTCATTTGCTTCGCCAAATCTACAATAATGGAACCTCTACGAGGTTCTTTTACATCTAATAAAATCTCCAAACGGGACAGTTTTCAATGTTGCAGATGGGCCACAGGCTACTATTTAGACATAATCAATTATATCGCTTAAAAAGTCAATCTTAATAAAGTCCCCGTTTGGCAAAAAACAACATCGGCTTTAGCCTAAACCAAACCATGATATCACCATTTATAGAAAATGAAAAAACTCAAAAGCAGCACGGATCTTTACTAATTCCCTATTTTCACTACCTTCGGAAATAACAATACGAGATGAATTCTTAATGAGAAAACAATGCAATTAAAGGACAGATTAAAAGGATGCCTGATTTGCGGAGCAATAGGCGACGCTGTTGGTGGAAAGTACGAAGGAAATGAAATAAATGAAGATATTGATTTTGATTTCGATTGGTCAATTTCCGATGATACCCAACTCACTCTAGCCACTTGTGAAGCCATCTTCAATACCCAAAAAGTCCTGCCTGAAAAAGTTGCCGCTAGGTTTCTCGACTGGTACAACCGAAGAAAATTAACAGGATTGGGCTCTAGCACCCTAAAAGCATTGCGCGAACTGCAAGTTGGCGGCCATTGGGCCCTAGTAGGCCGCTCAGGTGAGTTTGCCGCAGGAAATGGCGCTGCAATGAGAATTGCCCCTCTTGCTTTTAAGAAAGAGATAGACAGGTTAACCATCAAAGACGTAAGCAATATAACCCACAAAAATGACGAAGCATATACAGGAGCTTTAGGGATATACTATTCCGTTCTTCACGCCATTAACGGCAACTGGACTGGCGAACAAAACCTCATCAGTCTTATTTTACCCGATTTACCCGACACCAGAGTGAAAGATAGATTAATCGAATTAAACCAACACTCAGGCTTATCCATATTGCAGATTGGCCAAAAACTCAAGGCAACTGGATACGTGGTTGACTCTGTACCCATTTCAATTTTTGCAGCTCAGAAAATAGGGCAGATGGAATTTAACACCATCATCACCGACCTGATAAAAATAGGCGGAGATACTGACACCACTTGCTCGATGACCGGTCAGATTATTGACACTTTAATAGGCACCGAAGCAATCCCCAGCGACTGGGTGTCAAAATACCAAAGCCTCCAAATTTCAGAGTTAGTTGATGAATTAGCTGAGAAATGGAAAGCTTAGCAATAAACCAGTTCCCTCACCGCCCAAATCATCATTTGTAAATCCCCCCTTCTAAAACCCACTTTTTTTTATGAATTTGGCAGCATCGTGCAACTATCTTTGGTACGAGTTGTCATTAAATCAGAATAGCACTAGAGCTTACATACACTTTGGAAAACAGAAAATATTTAGAACCAAACAAGTCCGTGATAGAAGGCTGTTTGGCTGGCAGTAGAAAAGCACAGTTTGAAGTTTATAGCCTTTATTCAAAGGCAATGTTCAATGTTTGCATGCGTATAGTCAATAATACCGAAGAAGCAGAAGACATTTTGCAAGAAGCTTTTTTGAGTGCTTTCAAGAACATAAAAAGTTATAAATGGGAAGCTGCTTTTGGTGCTTGGCTCAAGCGGATAGTCGTAAACTATTCCATCAATCATATTAGGAAAAGAAAACTGGAAGTGGTTTCTATGGAGGAAAGTAACCCTGTAGAAAAAGTGGAAGAAACTCCACCAGATTACGAACTAGAACTGACAGTGGAAAAAGTAAGAAATGCTATCCAACTGTTGCCCGACGGCTATCGGGTCGTGTTTTCGCTCTACTTGTTGGAAGGCTACGACCACGGAGAAATTGCGGAGATCTTGAACATTACCGAATCGACTTCTAAATCGCAGTACAACAGAGCCAAAAAGAAACTAAGAGAGCTTATTGCCGCATAACCACAAGAATTAGAACAACTAGAAATGGACAAATTAGAAAAATATATCACCGAAAACTTACCAGCCTTTGACCAGCATCGCCCTCCAAAAGCGGTCTGGGCAAAGATTCGGAAAGAGTTGGACGAGGATGCGCTCATTGCTTTTATAGAGCAAAATAAGCAAGAGCTGGAAACACTTTCGCCAAACGAAAACCTTTGGAAAAAAATAGCTGAGAAGCTGGAAGACCAACAACTAGGCGGCTGGATGGAAAACCACCGAGCAGAACTAGATCAATTTAGCCCAAGCAGCAGCCTTTGGGACAAAATTGACCAAGAGCTGGACTCAGAAACTCCACAAAAAACAGCAGCCAAAGAGGTGAAAATGGTGCCTGCAAGCCTGCTGTGGAAAGTTGCCGCTTCATTTTTGATATTACTCGTTTCTGTATCTACATTCCAATATTACCTGAGCCAGCCTACTGAGGACGGTGCATTCCAAGTTCCCGACGAAGAAAATTCGATAGCCGAACTTGTGGAAGCAGAGCAGTATTACACTTCTCTCATTCACCAAAAACAGGTGATAATCAATAATTTCGACTTAGAAAACGAAGAGCTTACGGAAGATTTCCAACAGGAAATAGCCGAATTAGACTCGATGTACCAGCTAATGAAAGTAGAGTTTGAAGAAAGCCAACACAATGAAAATGTGATGAGCGCCATGATTGGCAACCTCCAGCTCCGAATAGAAATTTTGAACCAGCAACTTCACATACTAGAGAAAGTGAAGGCTTTGGAAAATGGCCAAACCCAAAGCATCAATCTCTAGAACGAACCATTCCCAAATCATTTAAAATACTATCAAAACACGCACAAACAATGAAAAATATCGCAATATATAGGCTTTTCATCTTGGCATTCACCTTGGCTTGCTTCACGCAATTTGCCCAGGCTCAAGACAGAAAAAATGAGATCCAGAAAAAAATCAACAAGCAATATAGTGTTGATAAAAATGTACTGGTAGACCTTTCGAACCGCTATGGCGAAGTGAGGGTAAATACATGGCAAAAGAATGAAGTGACCATAGAGGTGACAGTTAAAGCATGGGGGAATAACCCTTCCCAAGCACAGGAATACCTCGATAGGGTAACCATCAATTACAACAATTCGAGCGATTATATCAAATTTGAGACGAATGTAGGAAATAATAATTCTAACTGGAAAAGAGGTGGTTTTGAGATCAATTACTTAGTGAACATGCCAGCAGCCAACCCCCTGAAGCTGATAAACAAATACGGAGCAACCTATGTGGGCGATTTGCAAAACGATGTGGATGTGATAGTGGCATACGGAAGCTTCACCGCCGGCAACCTTTCCGGGTCAGAAACCGAAATAGATGTGAGCTACGGAAGTGCGGAAATTGCTTCGGTAAAAGATGGAGAGATCAATACCAAATATTGTAAATTCCTCAATGTGAAGGAAGGGAAAAAGTTGAGCATCGTAGATAAATATGGCAGGGTAGAGATTGGGGAAATTGACGAGCTGGACATTGAACTAGGTTACTCCAAGCTAGACATAGAGCGAGTAAGCAAACTGCTAAAAGTATATGCAAAATATTCTGGTGGCAGAATAGAAAATGTGGTAGATGGCTTTGAGGAAATCTACATCAAAACCTCCTACGGCTCTTTTGACATAGGCCTGGACGATGCCAACAACTTTGAATTTGAAGTTGAGACACGTTACGGAAATTTCAAAAACTCCACTTCGGGGCTGGACATCAAAAAACAGATTATTCATAATACTTCACAAGAATATGCGGGAGTAAAAGGTAACGGAAGTGCCAAAATCTCTGTGTATGCCTCGTATGGCAGCGTGAAGTTTCAGTAACAGTTAAAAACCATTGGAACTAAAGCCGTCTTTCAGCACACTGGAAGACGGCTTTTTCTTTTTCATCAACACATCAACTCATTCCTACCTTCCACTTTTTGACTGCTTCCTCACTTCAGAAGGTTGAATATTGTATTCTTTCAAATAAGCCCGACTAAAATAGCTTGGTTCGTTGAAACCTACCTTAAAAGATATTTCAGCTAGAGTGAGATCTGTAGTTTCCAGCATTTTCCTAGCCTTTTCTAGGCGATGGAAACGGATATAGCCCGAAGTATTTTTCCCTGTTATCGAAGTGATTTTCCTATGAAGCTGGGTACGACTCATCGCCATTTCTTCGGTCAGGAAAGTAATATCGAAATCAGGGTTTTCCAAGTTTCCATCTATCACCTTATTGAGTTTGATGAGGAAATTATCCGTCACTTTAGTAGGTAGGTCGTCGGTACTTGGAAAAGGACCAAGCTGGGCATAGCGGGTACGCAACTGCCGCCTTATAGCTACACATCGGCTAACGGTCACCAGCAGCTCTTCCTTGTGGAAAGGCTTTGTGAGGTACGCATCAGCCCCCAAATTCAAGCCATTTATCCGGTCTCCGACTGTAGCTTTTGCTGTTAGGAACACTATGGGAATATGGCTGGTTTTTTCATCTTGTTTCAGTCGTTTACACAGTGCTAGTCCATCCAGCTTTGGCATCATGATGTCACAAACAATCACATCTGGAATAAAATGTAGCGCTTTTTCAACCCCCTCTACCCCATTGGTGGCAAGCCTGACCTGATACGTATCACCCAAACATGTTTTCAAATAAGCCCTCAAATCGGGATTATCTTCCACCACCAAAGCAACATTCCGCTCTTCTGGCTCCCCAACTTCTGCCTCCTCTATCTCGTCCACTTCGGCCAGCACATCCGTCACTGTCCAGTTGCTTGTGCTGTACTGTTCCTTAGGTGACATCATTTTGGCTTCGTTGGTAATAGGAAGTAAAATACTGAATTCCGTTCCTTCATTTGGAACTGACTCAACTGATATTTCCCCTCCCATCAACCGTATCAAATCTTTGGCAAGCGCAAGCCCGACCCCGCTGCCCTCATGTTCCCGAGTAGTAGCATCATCGGCTTGGTAGAACAAATCAAAAATATGCTGGAGCTTATCTTCGGTAATTCCAATTCCCGAGTCTTTCACGCTCAATAAAAAATACTCATTTCCCCAAGCTTCCTCCTTTGCGACCCGCACTGTCACCCCTCCTTTTTGGGTAAATTTCACTGCATTGGATAGCAAATTAGATATCACCTGATTGAGTTTTTCAGGATCATAATCCATTACCAACTTCTTCACTTCTGAGTCTACCGATATCGAAATCTTTTTTTTCTCTGTCAAAGCTTGAAAAGGCTCCACGGTATATTTGACAAAAGCAACCACGTCGCCTTGCTGGAACTGGAGAGCCATGGAGCCTGCCTCTATTTTAGAAAGGGCAAGCAGTTGATTTACCAGATTGAGCAAAGCCCGGGCATTTCTGCGGATCATGTTGCTGGCGTCTAACAGGTTGCTTGCCGAGCTATGCACCAAATTATCGGTCAGCCCTAAAATTACGGTCAGTGGCGTGCGGAACTCATGAGTGATATTGGTATAAAACCTCGCCTTAAAATCATTGAGTTCTTTCAAGCGGTTCATGTCCGCTACTTGTAACCTTCTCTTGATCTGAAACCTATAAATAAGCACTAATACAGTTGCAAAAATCAGGAAATAGCTTGTGTACGCCGACCAAGTAGCCCACCAAGGCGGAGCGATGTTTATTCGTAGCGAAATCCCTTCCTCATTCCAAACGCCATCATTATTCGAAGCTTTTACCCTAAACACATATTCCCCTGGGGAAATATTTGTGTAGATGGCTGTCCTTTCCGTACCTAGTTCACGCCAGTCGCGGTCATTTTTTTCCAAAAAAACTTTGTAGTGGTTTTTCTCTGGGCTATTAAAATGAAGGGCTGAAAACTTTATAGAAAGGTCGTTTTGCCAATGTTCTAACTGAACTTCTTCGGTAAGAGAAATATGTTGGGAAAGCGGTGAATCTCCACCCACTTCCAGCTCTTCTCCAAACACTTTAAAGCTTGTAAAAACCACTTGGGGCGTGATGGGGCTCTGAATTATTTCGTCGGGATGAAAGCTCAGAACTCCTTTGAAAGAAGAAAAAAACAGCTCCCCGTTTTTGCTTTTATAAGGATTTTTCCCCGTTATCGAGTTAATAGGCAATCCGTCGGACTGAAAGTAGTTTTGGAAGGTTTCTGTTTGAGGATCGAAGCAAGAAAGCCCGTGGAAAGTCCCAATCCATATACAGCCCTTGTTGTCTTCCAATATCCCATACGTTTTGTTGTGTGCAAGTCCATCTTCGGTGGTAAACTGCTCAACTTCCTTCGTTTTGGTATTGATCCGAACCACGCCCGAAGCATACGTTCTTGCCCACAAATTTCCTTGGCTATCTACAAACTTCGGCTTCCCACCCGTAATTTCATATTTCTCAAAAAGATCATCGGTCGCCATTTCGGTTTCGGGAATTTCATCAGGGTTGAAAGAATAAAATGTGTTCCCCTCACTTCCCAACCATACCGTATTAAAATCATCTACCACTATAGAAGTGATCACCTCACTGAAGCTTCTTCTTTCTTGATAGCCCGGATATCGGTAATGCTTTATCACACCAGTTTCGGGCTCCCAATAAGTAAGCCTTCCCGAAAAACTAATCCACAAATTCCCCTTTTTATCCGTTGCCACCGCATCGCACTTTTCCAAGGCATCCACCTTGTCGTGCAAGCCGTCAATCTGTATAAAAGATCCGTCCGAGGGGTTGAATTTTTCCAAACCATGGTCCGCCGCCAACCACACATACCCATCCTTCCCAAAAGCCATATCCCACACATAATTATGGTTCGTAAGAGCAGTGCTTTCGTTTTTGGCATTATGAATACGATATGGATATCTATAATTAGTATAAATCCCACTTTCAGGATCAAACCTATCAATTCCTTTTTCTGTAGAAAAAAACACATTTTCCTTTTCATCCGAAAAAATCACGCTCACATTATCGCTACTCAAGCCATTTTTAATAGCGGGGTTATGCCTCTTCAGGCTAAACGAACTATTTTGAATAGCCATTTTGTACAGCCCCCCCGAGCCACCAACCCACAAATTCCCCGAGCGATCTTGGCAAATCGAATTTATCCAGTTCCAGTCCATCAGGTTTGGCTTATTCGACGCTAGCCTAACCTCCACAGGCTCAAACATCTTGGTGCGCAAGTCAAAGGTCAAGAACTTCCAAAACTTCTGGGGCTGCAGATCCAAGAACAAAGCTGAAACCCAAAGTTTGTTCGTGTTTTTTTGGTGAAAATATACTTCTAAGCAGTTGTGGACTGGCTTTTTCATCAAGCTATTTTCTATTAGGCTATCTCCATAGGTATAGGAACTGAAGGTCTCTGTCTGGATATCAAAAATCTGTAAGCCTCCATCGAACGAACCAGTAAAAATGGTGCTATCCTTCACCCAATCCGCTCCTTCTATTAAATAATTTACATAGTTGAAAGCAGTATCCGGAACTGGTTGGTAAACCTTTCCCCCCATACTCTCTTCATGAAAACGGAACAAACCATAATCACCCAATGCCCATAGCACACCACCGCTTCCTTCAAACAGATGAAAAACCCTTCCTCTGTACTCAATCCTATCATTTTCGTGGGTAAACCATGTTACATCTTTAATCTCCCCTGCCTTTTGATGGAATGTAGAAGCATCCGGCTCTACTTTAAAAAAACCAGATTTATTCCCCATTCCCAGCCAGATATTTCCATCCGAATCTGGCAAGAGCGTTTGGACTTGCCCAGTCCGCATTACACTATCGGCAAATGCAGAAGTAAGCTTCGGGTTCTCATTATCGGGTTCACTTTCTGACGAGTTTTTTTGTAAAGGCTTCCAACTGAAAGGCACCAAACGGTTATTTTTCCGGTCAAAACGTGCAAGTTCCCCATGGATAGTCCCTATCCAAATATCTCCGTTTTCTGCTTCTTCCAACACGCTTATCACAGCTGTATGTGCTTTATCGAGACGGCTTTCATCTATCACCGGAATTTGGAAGACTTCCATCTCATAACCATCGTATTTTACCAACCCATTTTGAGTGCCCACCCACATATATCCATAGCTATCTTGGATGATTTTTTGGATAAAATCATCTGGCATTCCTTGTTCTATCCCAATCTCTTGCAGTCGAATTGTTTGAGATTGGGCGTACCCCTCCCCTAAAAAAAATAGAAGGGTTATATAGATTAATGTGGCTAAGCGCAATTTTAGTCAGCGTTAAAAACAGGTTGAATCGATAGTTTGCAACCAAAAATGCACAGGTTATCTGCCCTCATTTTAATTAAAAACAAACGAGGAGGAAGTATGCGGAGTTTAGTACCCTATTTGGTTAGCAAATGCTGGTAATTAGTAATATGTTGGAGCAATACAGAAGTTATAGTAATTATATTGAATTTACACGAAATGATGAGGAAATTCAAAAAACAAGGCGTTTTATATTGAGTTAGAAATGTTTTTTACCCTTATTCGGGGGAAACAGCTGACTGCCCACTAAGCAACTTCCAGCCATCTTCTCGTTTGATCACCGTCCCCGATTCTATAATAGTTACATTGGTTTCTACACCACTTTTATCTACCATACGCCCCCTTACCGTACCAGAATAGTTGGCTATTTCATTGGTAAGAGGGAAAACCTCAAGCACCTTCCAGCTTGATATAATAAAGCATTAGTTTCCAAAATCCTTCTTACCGAATCATAATTCATGGCAGTAGCAGAGCCTGGGGGCACCCAAAAAAAATCACTGCTCGAATCTAAAAAATAGAATTCTCCCTTAAGTCCCTCTTTTTTGATAGCCGCATGATACTCATCAAACATTTGAGCTACCTCTTCTTTTACTTTTTCTTTATCCAACTGGTGGGATTGGCAAGAGAAAAAAGCCAGCATGATAAGAGTAACTTTGAGTAAATTCATAATCGTGAATTTGAACTATGGATGGGAAATCAGCCTTTTTTAGGCTTCAATTGTTCCTCACCGCCATTCTTGAAAACAAGCGTGCGATGGGGAAATGGAATTTCGATCCCTTCGGCATCAAACCTTTTCTTGATGCTATAATTTAGGTCACAATTCATAATAAAAGCAGAGGGAGTATCTTTGGCCCACACATAAGCCCGAAGCCTTACAGCAGAATCCATAAATTGGGTAAGGCGGATAATCACCTGGGGAGCGCCTTCTTTCTTATCTTCCTCGCTGCGGTTATCGAGGCAACTGGGATGAGCCAGTGCTTCTTCCTCCATTATTTTCATGGCCTTGTCCACATCCGAATCGTAGCTGATATCCATTTCTACAAAGCGGCAGATTTTTTCATCGGTAATGGAAGAATTCACGATCGTATCGGAACTTATGGACGAGTTCGGGATAATAATCCGGCGATTTTCCAGCCCATTTATCACCGTATGTCTGAGTGTGATATCTTCCACTTG
It encodes:
- a CDS encoding tetratricopeptide repeat protein, coding for MNFLRLLYAHWEKRLGQDRNGWCDGWLDQPGRGLPLPIFGLGIVRPKFFLLWCGICRLFSQTLAGEHWFCLEMGKIRYVFLVVCVLLCVGGASDLHAQVSKVDSREVLADFANRKFAVGDSLLRKNDVVNALLNFDESIALYQMVYEEYDIRLARVLKVTAKLLADRGYASESVPYAEKALLITQSQQEVDGKALASMYLLLGKIHRVQGRNTAALPYILRALDIYSEEEGMLPTDESVLLYVLVGNVYYEQEEFLMSARYLEMASNFILPETGELNQNIANLYESIGRSYMESDSTQHALKYLRKSTEITKHIYGQNSQEVALVYSSIAAVHFRNGQYDSASMVGAKVVDIYEQLPEKREELINYKSFLGKQYFLARAYTTSAEWYRAYLDMKKNRVLGDSLKQRELAVEYINIANAFGGELVYHYAFELYEGAFNYHKAVFGNSSVEVALLARKLGKHYMDLGDNDLAIEKLGIAASIFQLDRKRYLALLADVWTDLGITYGKTEKPQAAITAWKEVLKVLPEQMNNQKASVYHAIALNYYQLKEVDSAYHYAKRESVFYENVYHGIHIMMPNSCLLMGNVLMLADKKRLALSYFETGWRLSHKVFEEKTTLALEANKNLSALYKELGEKGMAELHSAKASKILISLKNLR
- a CDS encoding ADP-ribosylglycohydrolase family protein; the encoded protein is MQLKDRLKGCLICGAIGDAVGGKYEGNEINEDIDFDFDWSISDDTQLTLATCEAIFNTQKVLPEKVAARFLDWYNRRKLTGLGSSTLKALRELQVGGHWALVGRSGEFAAGNGAAMRIAPLAFKKEIDRLTIKDVSNITHKNDEAYTGALGIYYSVLHAINGNWTGEQNLISLILPDLPDTRVKDRLIELNQHSGLSILQIGQKLKATGYVVDSVPISIFAAQKIGQMEFNTIITDLIKIGGDTDTTCSMTGQIIDTLIGTEAIPSDWVSKYQSLQISELVDELAEKWKA
- a CDS encoding RNA polymerase sigma factor — encoded protein: MENRKYLEPNKSVIEGCLAGSRKAQFEVYSLYSKAMFNVCMRIVNNTEEAEDILQEAFLSAFKNIKSYKWEAAFGAWLKRIVVNYSINHIRKRKLEVVSMEESNPVEKVEETPPDYELELTVEKVRNAIQLLPDGYRVVFSLYLLEGYDHGEIAEILNITESTSKSQYNRAKKKLRELIAA
- a CDS encoding ATP-binding protein, translating into MPDDFIQKIIQDSYGYMWVGTQNGLVKYDGYEMEVFQIPVIDESRLDKAHTAVISVLEEAENGDIWIGTIHGELARFDRKNNRLVPFSWKPLQKNSSESEPDNENPKLTSAFADSVMRTGQVQTLLPDSDGNIWLGMGNKSGFFKVEPDASTFHQKAGEIKDVTWFTHENDRIEYRGRVFHLFEGSGGVLWALGDYGLFRFHEESMGGKVYQPVPDTAFNYVNYLIEGADWVKDSTIFTGSFDGGLQIFDIQTETFSSYTYGDSLIENSLMKKPVHNCLEVYFHQKNTNKLWVSALFLDLQPQKFWKFLTFDLRTKMFEPVEVRLASNKPNLMDWNWINSICQDRSGNLWVGGSGGLYKMAIQNSSFSLKRHNPAIKNGLSSDNVSVIFSDEKENVFFSTEKGIDRFDPESGIYTNYRYPYRIHNAKNESTALTNHNYVWDMAFGKDGYVWLAADHGLEKFNPSDGSFIQIDGLHDKVDALEKCDAVATDKKGNLWISFSGRLTYWEPETGVIKHYRYPGYQERRSFSEVITSIVVDDFNTVWLGSEGNTFYSFNPDEIPETEMATDDLFEKYEITGGKPKFVDSQGNLWARTYASGVVRINTKTKEVEQFTTEDGLAHNKTYGILEDNKGCIWIGTFHGLSCFDPQTETFQNYFQSDGLPINSITGKNPYKSKNGELFFSSFKGVLSFHPDEIIQSPITPQVVFTSFKVFGEELEVGGDSPLSQHISLTEEVQLEHWQNDLSIKFSALHFNSPEKNHYKVFLEKNDRDWRELGTERTAIYTNISPGEYVFRVKASNNDGVWNEEGISLRINIAPPWWATWSAYTSYFLIFATVLVLIYRFQIKRRLQVADMNRLKELNDFKARFYTNITHEFRTPLTVILGLTDNLVHSSASNLLDASNMIRRNARALLNLVNQLLALSKIEAGSMALQFQQGDVVAFVKYTVEPFQALTEKKKISISVDSEVKKLVMDYDPEKLNQVISNLLSNAVKFTQKGGVTVRVAKEEAWGNEYFLLSVKDSGIGITEDKLQHIFDLFYQADDATTREHEGSGVGLALAKDLIRLMGGEISVESVPNEGTEFSILLPITNEAKMMSPKEQYSTSNWTVTDVLAEVDEIEEAEVGEPEERNVALVVEDNPDLRAYLKTCLGDTYQVRLATNGVEGVEKALHFIPDVIVCDIMMPKLDGLALCKRLKQDEKTSHIPIVFLTAKATVGDRINGLNLGADAYLTKPFHKEELLVTVSRCVAIRRQLRTRYAQLGPFPSTDDLPTKVTDNFLIKLNKVIDGNLENPDFDITFLTEEMAMSRTQLHRKITSITGKNTSGYIRFHRLEKARKMLETTDLTLAEISFKVGFNEPSYFSRAYLKEYNIQPSEVRKQSKSGR
- a CDS encoding mechanosensitive ion channel family protein, which encodes MLKDIFDNILSFSDRHENLLLIIGIIIAAFVLAKVLRIFLDRFFEKSSALIRVEATKYRFLKNAVTFIIFIAASFTVIYLIPAFKHLALSLFAGAGIFAAFLGFASQQAFSNIVSGIFIVIFKPFRVGDFIKIGADILGQVEDITLRHTVINGLENRRIIIPNSSISSDTIVNSSITDEKICRFVEMDISYDSDVDKAMKIMEEEALAHPSCLDNRSEEDKKEGAPQVIIRLTQFMDSAVRLRAYVWAKDTPSAFIMNCDLNYSIKKRFDAEGIEIPFPHRTLVFKNGGEEQLKPKKG